The sequence below is a genomic window from Dictyostelium discoideum AX4 chromosome 5 chromosome, whole genome shotgun sequence.
GATTAGCCTCAACATATTACTATTCAGGTGCTCTTGGTCATCATTATTACGATATTGCTGTAACTGATATTGACGGTAACAAGGTTGCAAATTTCACAGTTGACAATAATTTGGAAGCTCTTGAAGGTAGTTATGTTTCAATCAAAACTGGTTCATTAGTTGTTCAACCAGGTTATGTTGTTGGTAATCCAACTTGTAATCAAGGTAGTTTTTCTCAAGGATTTGCtgcttcaattttaattccaatttataaatcaaattaaaaaaaatcgattttaaaatcattaaaattcaaatttttaaaaaaaaaaaataaaaattaagtattttttttttttttattttatccaCTTgcaaattaaatattttttcttaaattttttttttatttatttatttaaatttttcaatgaatctcaaaaaaatatattaatgggttgataaaacaaaaatccAATGTGGTGAATCTGGACGATTCCATTCGACAAAGAGATTAGCAcgtttgtttttaaatttcattaaatttttttgtttgcccaaataaaataagaattaatgtaaaatttaataaaaaaaacaattatatattttattttattaaatcaccTTTTCTCAAAacattgaaataattttcttaatttgtttaatttttatctaaaatctaaataaaatttaatattgatttttagcaaaaaaaataagatttttttttttttttttttatttttttttttttttttgtatttttttaaattttttttttttaatttttttaatcaaatttcTAAATTGTTGAGGTGGGCTAAcactaattctttttttttttttttttatatttatttcacAAAACAatacatataaatatataacatataaagattaaataataaaatgcaaacaaatttatttaataaatggaataaaattattaaaatatcaaaaattgaaaattttcaagaaattaataataaatggtggaatataattaatgaaagatataatgaaaaacaaaGATTCTATCATAACTTAACACatataaatgaattattaaatcttgaAGAACAAttcaattgtaaattaaaaaaatcagaaGTTATTCAATGGTCAATTTGGTTTCATGATATAATTTATGATCCAACAAGAAGTGATAATGAAGAACTAAGTGCAAAATTATTCATTGATTTTAGTAATGATGTAAAGTTATCAGAACAAGTTATATCAGatgttaataaatatattttagcAACTGCAAATCATACAAAAGTTAAAAGTgatgaagaaaaagatacAGATTTATTATACTTTTTAGATATggatttatcaatattagGTACAGAAGAATCAGTCTATAACGCATATAGTGAtgcaattaaaaaagagTATTCTCATATACCAGATGATAAATATAGAATTGGTAGATCAAAGATTTTACAATCATTTGTTGATGCAGGTTATGAATCACTTTATAAaacaaatgaatttaaagaaatttacGGTAAAAAagcaattaataatttaaaaaatgaaattaaaaaattacaacaataataaaaaaaataaaaaaaaaataaaagaataattattattttttaaatattttaaaaaaatatataattattattattaaaattattttaattttattattattattattattattattttattttttttgagttgtagttgtggttGGTGTAGCAGTTGGTAAAGTAGAATTATCATTTGGATTTGCTAATAATGCATAAAAGAAACTTGAAGTTTTACGATCAGAAACCATTGAAAAACTAATACCAGATATGATATCagtttgttttaatattataaaatttactGGAGGAGTATTATCAGAGGATTTACCAGCCTTCAAATAAAAACCTTGATCTCCCTTAATCtttgttttaattggatTTGAAGTACCATTCACTACCTCCATTATTGCATCATTAATATCGTCACCTTTTGAGAATTCAATTGCTGGATagtttggttgttgttgtatttgtgattgtggttgtgattttggttgttgttgtatctGTGATTCTGATTgtggttgtttttgttgttgctgaaCCTGTTTAACTTGTTGAGTTTGAGGTGAAGATAAAGCTGGtgattgtaaattattaattttatcaatattgttttgattcattaaaaaaccattttttattatattccAATTATTTGTAACTGTACCATCTGGTTTTGAAGCAGAAATCCAAACCTCTTCATATGGATCAATAGaaactattaaataaaaattattgaatggGAAAGAGAAtttcatatttaaaaatttaaattcatttcttGTGATACCACCAATTGATAAGATTTTAACCGGCTCTTTACCCAAAGGAGATGTGAAATCTGgagaattaaaatcatcttgataatttaatgttgatggtttaattattgatttttcatttggtGATTTGAAAGTAATATCAGGTAAACCAGTGCCCCATTTTAAACTTTGACCAATACTGGTTACAAATAATGGATTAATTtgatcaaatgaaaaatagGTTGGTTGTGGTTCAtcatttgttatttttttctctatattttttggtgatttcttttcatttaaatttaaatgttcaacaattgatttcattccacttttattaaaatctttatcatctattaatattgattgtTCTCcacttttaattgatttaaatgattttttattattatttgtttctaATTGTTGGattgatttctttgtttCACCTTGTTTTTGAGAATTATTTGTAGTAattggttttgttgttgttattgattTCTTGTTTATTTCAGGTTGAATTTTTGGTGGTGAAGAAACAATTTTAGGTAAAGAAGATggtaaaatttgatttaatttattattacttaaaGAGATTGTATCTTGAAATGATgcagaatttttaaatgaatctaATAAACTATTTGAAAGTAAAGgattatttaaagttttatcaCCTGTAACTGgtgattgaaaataaatatcatcCAAGAAAATATGATAGGTTGTTGAaagatttgaatttgaataagataattgaatttttctAAATTCTATTGATTTTGGAATTCTAATTGCACATTTTATCCATTTATTCTCTGGTAAACTTACAACTTGACAAGGTGATTTTGTTTTACTACCTGTTAAGTTAAATCTTGGTACAGCATCCAATGGGTGAATTGGTATAAAAGATACCATTATATCACCACCAGTTGTtggtaatttcttttttgataatatatGAAATACAAAATCCATATCATCctcctttttttaataaaataaaaaataaaaaataaattgttaataatttaatattaataatttaataaaaaataaaagaaaaataaaataattttaaaaatatttacatttgtTTGAGTGTCAATAGTTGattgaaaatcaattgaaaatgctCTAGACTTTTTCATGTTGAAAACGATTGAATATGGTGATTTTTTATAAGTTTTAACATTTTGATAAAGTTTAACACCTTTTTCTTGAGAAATGATAACGCCATAACCTTGAACTCCACCTTTATAAATTTGTCTTCTATTTCTTGGAGTTTCTCTAACAACTAAACCAATATCATCTAAAATTACTGAACCATTTGGATGTCTTTGAAGGAACCAAATTGCACGATAATCAGTGGATGGGAAAAACTctaaatcaatatcaactTCTGTCCATTTATTAGGTTGTAGATGTGATAAACGTGATACTGAATTAAttggatttattaaattggtAATTGGTATTGCATGAATCTCCTTATCTGATGTAATTAAAGAAACGGTTATATCTTGTTGAAATGTGGTTGGATTGATCCAAATtcttaaagttttaaataattgtttatttattgtaaTATTGGCTATGCTATTGGTTTtactaaaaatataaaaatctGTGGTAAATGAtatactactattacttcCCCCATGTGTTGGTGTTTTTACTTCTTGTAATTCACTACTTGAAACTATAGTAAATGAACTATTTAAACCATCACTATAAATACTAACTAAAACTTCATTGGTCGTTGGTGATCCTGTTGATACTGGTGTTGGAGTAATTGAATTACCACTACTACACAAACaatcatttataaaaattaatacaattaataatattattatttttgaaaatatatttttcattttttttttctttataaaataaaaatatatagatttatttatctatatatttttttatagtttttagttttttttttttttttttttttttttttttaagatttaataattattttttttttttttttttccttttataaggaaaaaaaagaaattaaaaatataaatatatatatatataataaatataaaataattaattagcACCACCCTGAAAATAATTAAGAGATTCAGACAATTTAAATCTTGTTttccttaaaaaaaaaacaagtgAAAAACTTACACCAATTTTAGGAAATGTTTTTCTAATTGGAAAGTTTGAATATGTAAAATCTTCTGATAGTTGTTGCTACTccgaatttaattataataacgatgacaacaaaataattaccCTATAAAGTGATGAGATGAgagaatagaaaaaaaaaaaaaaaaaaaaagaaaaaaaaaaaataataaaaataaaaaaaataaaaataaataattataataattgataatataaaatttattattaaattatatgatattattgaaaaaataaaaataaaaataataattatattaacaATGGATAAAATACAAATCTTAAGATTTATAAtggatttttatttattttttatttttttttatttttatttttattttttgtattacaaaaaataaacccccaaatatatatatatatatgtgtgATATATATTTCatcttattttaattttttttttttttttttttttttttttttctttttttttttttttgcttaaTCAAAGTCTTCATACACATAAACAAAACACCCACCCATAATTTTGTATTAGACGTACGAggaatattttattttattttattttttttttattttttttttttttttttttaaatagcaCTGGGAGTTccaatatcaatatcatcattttttatattatttttaattaaattaattttgaataaatatcTAACCatatgatttcttttttgttttttttttatttttttttatttttttatttttttttattttttataaatcttgaatattttttaaacaaataaattatttataaaaatattttttttttttttttttttttttgatcaactacgaattaaaaaattcaccacaaaaacaaaaacaaaaaaaaaaccacccaggttaaaaataattcccCAGTGtcaatttttgttttgttgattttttttgtttttttttttatttttatttttatttttttttttttttgtttttgtttttttatttttttttttttttttatagttgaaaataaaaaagattttataaaaCCACCATAATAAATTCtcttgaaattttttaaaaaaggagatataaatataaatttttatttaataaaaaaaagaataaaatattaattttataaataaaaataaataaaaaataataattttttat
It includes:
- a CDS encoding predicted HD phosphohydrolase family protein; protein product: MQTNLFNKWNKIIKISKIENFQEINNKWWNIINERYNEKQRFYHNLTHINELLNLEEQFNCKLKKSEVIQWSIWFHDIIYDPTRSDNEELSAKLFIDFSNDVKLSEQVISDVNKYILATANHTKVKSDEEKDTDLLYFLDMDLSILGTEESVYNAYSDAIKKEYSHIPDDKYRIGRSKILQSFVDAGYESLYKTNEFKEIYGKKAINNLKNEIKKLQQ